One part of the Bacteroidales bacterium genome encodes these proteins:
- a CDS encoding FKBP-type peptidyl-prolyl cis-trans isomerase, whose product MKKILLFILAVSFGLTACNKDENDAEAQLAIDREIIENYLADNGLTAQHTDSGLYYIIDNQGTGIKPSISSYVTVNYTGKLVDGTVFDSGTASFSLTNVIAGWQEGIPLFNVGGTGKLIIPSGLGYGTGAVSIIPPNSVLIFDIYLISVR is encoded by the coding sequence ATGAAAAAAATATTATTATTTATTTTGGCTGTTTCCTTTGGTCTAACAGCTTGTAATAAGGATGAAAATGATGCTGAGGCCCAGTTAGCTATTGATAGAGAAATTATAGAAAATTATTTAGCAGATAATGGTTTAACAGCACAGCATACAGATTCGGGTTTGTATTATATCATTGATAATCAGGGTACGGGAATAAAACCGTCGATTAGTTCATATGTTACAGTTAATTATACCGGTAAGCTTGTTGATGGTACTGTTTTTGACAGCGGTACAGCAAGTTTTTCATTAACAAATGTAATTGCCGGTTGGCAAGAAGGTATTCCTTTGTTTAATGTAGGTGGTACAGGAAAACTAATTATCCCTTCTGGTTTAGGATATGGTACTGGTGCCGTATCTATAATCCCACCTAATTCGGTCTTAATTTTTGATATCTATTTGATTAGTGTTCGCTAG
- a CDS encoding glycosyltransferase family 39 protein yields MFQNRFHRNLAWLIGLSTILRLFLASVVELGNDEVYYWTYALYPDWSHFDHPPLVGFFIQFFSLNLLFDSALFIRLSSVVFAGINTWIFFQIGKKIKNELTGWYAALLYTASLYTSLIVGVFILPDTPQVFFWLLSLFLMLDILPDRDMASSSKRKMLLLGLLIGLAMLSKYTSVFLWAGAGLYILFYNRLWLKTYQLYLSVFISALLLLPVLYWNLQNDFISFTFQGERANIFSSAMRFDLLGIEIGGQFFYQNPFVFV; encoded by the coding sequence GTGTTTCAAAATCGTTTTCATAGAAACCTAGCTTGGCTTATAGGTCTCAGTACTATTCTGCGACTGTTCTTGGCTTCGGTGGTTGAATTGGGAAACGATGAAGTTTATTATTGGACTTACGCTCTATATCCAGATTGGAGTCATTTTGATCACCCACCTTTGGTGGGATTCTTTATACAGTTTTTTTCTTTAAATCTATTATTCGATAGTGCGCTTTTTATTCGCCTATCATCTGTCGTTTTTGCCGGAATTAATACTTGGATATTTTTCCAAATCGGAAAGAAAATTAAGAATGAACTTACAGGGTGGTATGCCGCTTTACTTTATACTGCATCGCTTTATACAAGCTTGATTGTTGGAGTTTTTATTCTTCCCGATACCCCTCAGGTTTTCTTTTGGCTACTCAGCTTGTTCTTGATGCTGGATATTCTTCCTGATAGGGATATGGCTTCTTCGAGTAAAAGAAAAATGCTTTTGCTTGGACTATTAATTGGCTTAGCAATGCTTTCTAAATATACCTCTGTTTTTCTTTGGGCAGGAGCCGGATTGTATATCTTGTTTTATAATCGTTTATGGCTAAAAACTTATCAGCTGTATTTGAGTGTTTTTATCTCCGCCCTTTTGCTTCTTCCTGTTTTGTATTGGAATTTGCAAAACGATTTTATTAGTTTCACTTTCCAAGGTGAGAGAGCAAATATTTTTAGTTCTGCTATGCGTTTTGATTTATTGGGAATAGAAATTGGCGGACAATTTTTTTACCAAAATCCCTTTGTTTTTGT